Genomic segment of Saccharomycodes ludwigii strain NBRC 1722 chromosome VI, whole genome shotgun sequence:
TATTTTCATGAATAGAAAATTCTTCTTCATACATCACAGTAGAGTCTGGTTGTTGCTgttcttgttgttgctcttgttgttgttcctGCTGTTGTTCGTTAATAAATGGTTGTCTGACAAAATTTCTAAAATCATAAACTTCATTAATTACTAACTGCTTTAAATCATCCAACTCATTGACAGCTTCAAATCCAAAGTCAAAGGTTGTAGCGCAAACTGGTTCATCAGATGGATCATGCCATATAGCTAAATACGGATGTTCTAAAGCTTCATTGACAGTAATTCTTTGTTGAGGATCAAACGCTAACATTCTTTCTAGTAAATCTAAGGCCTCTGGATTGGCCTTTGGATACAATGTGGTAAATGGAACTTTAGGTATAAAACCTAACTGATGAATGTAATCTTGCACATTTTTGGACCCAATTCTTCTTAAAGTAGCCTCGGATGGCGTACCTAATACTTGTAAAATACGATTTAATTGATCCACATAATCTTTACCTTTAAATATTGGCTTGCAACCTAGTAACTCAGCCAATATACAACCTGTAGACCAAACATCAATGGCTTTGGTGTACCCTTGATAACTTAGCATAATCTCAGGAGCCCTATACCATCTAGTGGCTACATATTCTGTCAAAAATTGATTGTTTTTCACTGGGTTTTCACTATAACCTCTTGCTAGCCCAAAATCAcatattttcaattggCAATCCGCATTGACCAATAAATTGCCTGGCTTTAAGTCTCTATGCAAAACATCCGCTGAATGAATATACTTTAGTCCGCATAATATctgataaataaaactttggTAATGTGCATCGCTTAAAGGCTGGCCAGATTTAATGATTTGATGCATGTCACATTCCATTAATTCTTCATACAAGTATAGCCCGTTGAAATTATTTGTCACTTCgtcaaaaacaatatccACATCATACAAGCaggtaatatttttatggcCCCTAAAATGTCTTAATAGTTTTAACTCACGTAATGATCTCTTACACAATAATGTCTTGGAGAATATATTAGTTACCTTTTTAATGGCAACAGTTGTATCTTCAGCGGCCTCCATAAACCTAGCACTACATACTATACCGTAAGCACCATGGCCTATTTCTTTGATTAATTGAAATCTTTTATCGACTGTGAAATCTTGATTGAAAACACGAAAGGTGTGGCGTTCGATTGAATTATCTGgcatttcttttgtttttttgtttttttgttttttgttttttcttttttattttttgttattattgatttttagGTTGCAATTGGTAGATTACAAATGTGGTTGATAACTAACTTATAAATCAGGTAGTAGATAATATAcacttttgttgttattattgtctcttttatttaattatatcagttatttttttctttccttcttttctattttttttctttttttttttattct
This window contains:
- the SLT2 gene encoding mitogen-activated serine/threonine-protein kinase SLT2 (similar to Saccharomyces cerevisiae YHR030C | SLT2 | Suppressor of the LyTic phenotype (paralog of YKL161C | KDX1)); translation: MPDNSIERHTFRVFNQDFTVDKRFQLIKEIGHGAYGIVCSARFMEAAEDTTVAIKKVTNIFSKTLLCKRSLRELKLLRHFRGHKNITCLYDVDIVFDEVTNNFNGLYLYEELMECDMHQIIKSGQPLSDAHYQSFIYQILCGLKYIHSADVLHRDLKPGNLLVNADCQLKICDFGLARGYSENPVKNNQFLTEYVATRWYRAPEIMLSYQGYTKAIDVWSTGCILAELLGCKPIFKGKDYVDQLNRILQVLGTPSEATLRRIGSKNVQDYIHQLGFIPKVPFTTLYPKANPEALDLLERMLAFDPQQRITVNEALEHPYLAIWHDPSDEPVCATTFDFGFEAVNELDDLKQLVINEVYDFRNFVRQPFINEQQQEQQQEQQQEQQQPDSTVMYEEEFSIHENIHNGIPVNNTIDAIEHINDDSVVQGNNNMFSTSSSNDASESFIGISADNLPPHGTDLPPRPQEMELPDDQILGMNSADKATDLSRFTDSPGFSATVQGLNNNNDNTNHDNLNNNLIDEHNVLNEFLDLEKELEFGLDRRYL